From Bufo gargarizans isolate SCDJY-AF-19 chromosome 10, ASM1485885v1, whole genome shotgun sequence, the proteins below share one genomic window:
- the LOC122920262 gene encoding RNA-binding protein 14-like: MRDSMKIFVGNVDDRTTQEELSELFEKHGTVVSCAVMKQYAFVHMRGADRAAKAIEELNGRELHGKKMVVELSKPRPQNTWKIFVGNVGPGYDAAELRTLFEEYGKVIECDVVKDYAFVHMERESEAREAIDKLNGREIRGKRINVEMSNKAHRPMSSNGSSHSGRSHRSHEYRDAPQSRSETYNRRRASEAAYASYALKSPYERYGGDSARYDSRVRPPSPMYYSRDRSPLRRSPTRSYYEGAMASAALASKYRSATSDYSSLSSAYGVQTTPSFSSAFSSQTYALSSAYASRAPTAGNQSGYESQASAYTVDPSSYNTQAAAAYRQQPASGYATQVPSVASAYSTQTPAHAYGSISTTATPYAPAAALGTAYRQPQTSAYDPSQMSGLGAQPSYSTIPATNDVLLYERTCLSPPRSSASDNFKKAADAYKRLAPDRRYAEIADYRRLTQKPQDSYHRSPPKSNVDFRRAAETQSEYQQQYAAYNDYLRAAQAASYPRRM, from the exons ATGAGGGACTCGATGAAGATTTTCGTCGGTAACGTGGATGACCGGACcacgcaggaggagctgagcgagCTCTTCGAGAAGCACGGCACGGTGGTGAGCTGCGCCGTCATGAAGCAATACGCGTTCGTTCACATGCGAGGGGCGGACCGCGCCGCCAAAGCGATTGAGGAgctgaacggccgggagctccacggCAAGAAAATGGTGGTCGAGCTGTCCAAGCCCCGGCCCCAAAACACCTGGAAAATATTCGTCGGTAACGTCGGCCCTGGCTACGACGCCGCCGAGCTGAGAACCTTGTTCGAAGAATACGGGAAGGTGATAGAGTGCGATGTGGTGAAAG ACTATGCGTTCGTTCACATGGAAAGAGAAAGCGAAGCTAGGGAAGCGATCGACAAGCTGAATGGCAGAGAGATAAGAGGCAAACGGATAAATGTGGAGATGTCGAATAAAGCTCATCGGCCCATGAGCAGTAATGGTAGTTCTCATAGCGGTCGCTCACATAGGTCTCATGAATACCGAGATGCACCACAGAGCCGCTCTGAGACGTATAACCGCAGGAGAGCATCTGAAGCGGCGTATGCATCCTATGCACTGAAATCACCATATGAGCGCTATGGTGGAGATTCTGCGCGATATGACAGTAGAGTGCGTCCACCTTCCCCAATGTATTACTCGCGAGACAGGAGTCCCCTGAGGAGATCGCCCACAAGATCATACTATGAGGGGGCAATGGCCTCGGCTGCACTTGCATCAAAATATCGTTCTGCAACATCAGACTATAGTTCTTTGTCATCCGCCTATGGGGTCCAGACAACTCCGTCATTTTCGTCTGCCTTTAGCAGCCAGACATACGCGTTGTCTTCTGCTTATGCTAGCCGAGCCCCTACTGCTGGAAATCAGTCAGGATACGAGAGCCAGGCCTCTGCATATACTGTAGATCCCTCTTCATATAATACCCAGGCAGCTGCAGCTTATCGGCAACAACCAGCCTCGGGATATGCTACACAGGTTCCTTCAGTGGCGTCGGCCTACAGCACTCAGACGCCAGCCCACGCTTATGGATCCATTTCTACCACGGCTACTCCCTATGCGCCGGCAGCTGCACTGGGTACTGCATATCGTCAGCCGCAGACTTCCGCCTATGATCCCTCCCAAATGTCAGGTCTTGGAGCACAGCCTTCTTATTCAACCATCCCGGCTACAAATGACGTGCTCTTGTATGAGCGCACCTGTCTGTCACCGCCCCGAAGTTCTGCTTCCGATAATTTCAAGAAAGCGGCAGATGCTTATAAAAG GCTTGCTCCTGACCGCCGTTACGCTGAAATAGCTGATTATCGCCGATTAACACAGAAGCCACAGGATTCCTACCACCGATCGCCGCCCAAGTCTAATGTGGATTTTCGTCGTGCAGCTGAAACACAATCTGAATACCAGCAGCAATATGCCGCTTACAATGATTATCTAAGGGCGGCACAAGCAGCTAGCTATCCGCGCCGTATGTAA